The window CGACGTGGGCGACCTCGCGAAGCTGGTGATGGCCCACGAGGGCCACCGCACCGACGTGGCGGGCGGCCGCGAGCTGCTCGCCCACGAGCTGTCGGACTGCCTGTTCTCCCTCCTGGTGATCGCCGAGGAGACCGGCATCGACCTCGAAGCCCGGTTCGCGGCCGACATGTCCGCCCTCGCCGCCCGGGTCCGCGCGCAGCTCACCACGGGAGCGACGCCGCCTCCCGCCACCCCCTGACCCAACCGGGTGCCACGCAGTACGAGCGACGAACGCCCCGCCCCGGGGCGAATGCCCCGAATGGTGTTGCGCCTCGCCGACGTGTGGTGGAGCCTCTCAGGCTGGAGGTGGTCCAGGTGACCGACATCAGGGTCTCGCTGTCCGTGCGCGACCTCACCCACGAGGACCTGCCCTCGTGCGGCTGGGCGGGCTCCGCCCTGCACGTGCGCCGGCTCGCCGACCAGGTGCGGCGGGCCGAGCGCGGTGAGGTCGACTACCTGGCCGTGCACGGGCCCGCCGGCCTGCCGGTGGCGATCGGCGGCGTCGACTACACGGTCAGGAACGGTGCCGGCACGCTCTGGCAGCTCGGCGTCCATCCGGCGCTCCGGTCGTGCGGCATCGGCACTCTGCTGATCGCCTCCGCGGAGGCCCGGATCACCGCCCGGGGCCTGACGGTGGCCGAACTGGGCGTGGAGGAGGGCAACCCCAGGGCCCGCGCCCTCTACGAGCGGCTCGGCTACCGGGCCTACGGCCGCGAACCGGACTCCTGGGAGGCGGAGACCGCGGAGGGCTCGGTCGAACGGTACGAGACCGTGTGCACGTTGATGCGCAAGGACCTCACGTAGCCGAGGACGGGCTGCACCGACGAAGTCGGCTGGGTGCCGCAGGCTCCGCCGAAGTACCCCGTCCTCGTGCGGTGCGTCACCGGGCGGAAAAGCTCACCCCCGGCCGCGGCGCACGCCAGAATCACCTCAGGCCAGTCGGTGCGCCGACACGATCCGAAGGAGCGCCGCCATGACCCGCTACAGTGTCGACCCCGCCCGGCACGAGCTGATCGCCGCCTGGGGAACCGGCGGCGGCGACCTCTCCGCCCGCGTCGCCGTCCTCCCCGCCGAGGCCGACACCGCCGCGCTGCTGCGCCTGGCCGGCACGCTCACCCAGCTGTCCGAGGCGGCCTGGCGCACCTACACCCACCCGGCCAGCGCCGCCGACTCCCTGGAGTCCGGCAGCGAGGGATGGCGGCGCGAGCGGGAGCGCGAGGCCTTCGGCGAGGTCGCCGCCGCCGTCGCCCGCCCCAACCTGCCCCAGGGCGGGATGCTGACCGTCTCCTACAGCCCCCTGGTGGAGTCCGCGAACCGGATCGGCCGTGCCCTGGTGGCCCTGGGCGACCCGGAACTCACCGCGACCGTCCTGGCCGAGGCCGCCCAGGAGCTCGCCGCCGTGGAGAGCGCCGAACTCGGCGACCTCTCCGGCCGCGCCCAGCAGGCCGTCCTGCTCAGCCGCGAGGACGCCTCGCCCGCCCAGGTCGCCGCCGCCGACCACCTCTTCCGTCAGGACCCGTTCGGCCCCGCTGAGCTCTTCTCCGGCATCGACCCCACCGCCGCGGCCGTCGCCGCGGCCCACTGGCTCACCGCCGCGGCCGAGATCGCCGCCGAGGCCTCCGGCCACGACCGCGCCACCGTCGTGGTCGAAGCCGACGCCATCGAGGCGCTCGCCCACGAGACCCCCACCCTCGTCCTCGAACTCATCGACGCCGGAGCGTCCCCGCACGACGCCGTCGCCGGGCTCGTCCGGCACGCCCTTCAGGTGGCCGACGGTCTGCTGCCCGACCCCACCGCCCTGCGGGACCAGCTCAACGACTTCGAGGAGGCCCTCGCCGAGTACGCGGAGGACGACGGCGACGAGGGCCTCGCCCCGGAGGACACCGGCCTGCGCCTGACCCCCCTCGACCCGCGGCGCCCTGCCCGCGACCTCCTCGAAGACCTCCTCGCCGGCATCCACGGCTGCTGGCTCCTCCACGACCAGTACACCGACGCCGACCACGACGAGGACGCGACCCCGGAGACCCCCGCCCACGAGGACGACGAGGAGGCCGCTGAGGAGTTGCACCAGCAGCGCAGCCGTGGTCAGTTCGCCGCCCGGGTGCGCGCCGTCGCGGCCCGCGATCGCGACCGGCTGGTCTGACGCCGCAGCGCTGTCGAACCGCCACCGGCGGCGGCCGCTCCGCCGGCGCGACCCGGCGCGACCCGGCGCGTGCCGGCGGCGACGGACCCGACACGCCGCCGGGATCGGGGGTCCGCCCGGAACTCGTCAGCGGCCGGGTCCGGGTTCGCCGTAGCGGCGCCCCGCGCGGTCGCCGAGCACGGTGACGGCCGCGGGGAGCGGCGAGTCGGCCGCGGCCCGGGACCCGCGGACGTTGCGGCGCGGGTCCTGCCCCGGCCCCGGCAGGATCCGTGCGGCGAGGCCGAGCAGGCGGGTCGTGGTGGCGGGAGCGAGGCCCTGGAGCCGGACGCCCACCTTGGCCGCCGGGGTGAGGACGAGTTCGGGCCTGCGGCGCTCGGCGGCGCGGACGATGGCGCGGGCGGCGCGCTCCGCGTCCATGGACAGCAGGGGGAGCGACGCCGCCGCGGCGAACCAGCTGTACTCGGCGCCGGGCCTGCCGTGGAAGCGGGCCGCGGTGTGCGAGCCGGTCCGCATCAGGCCGGGCAGCACGGTGGTGACACTGACGCCGGCCCCCTCGCCCGCTCCGGCTCCCGCTCCGGCGAGTTCGGCCCGCAGTCCCTGCGACAGGCCGGCCGCGGCGAACTTCGCGGTGGCGTACGGGAGCAGGTGGGGTGCGGCGATGCGTCCGCCGACGGAGGAGATGTTCACCAGCGTGCCGGCCGTACTGGCCCGTAGGTCGGGCAAGGCCGCGAGGGTCAGCCGCAAGGGGGCGAAGAGCATCGTCTCCATCGCCTCGCGGAAGTCCTCCTCCCGCAGCGCGTCCAAGGGGCCGACCTGGATGATGCCGGCGTTGTTGACCAGCACGTCCAGGGGCCCGAAGCGGTCGTGCACCGCGTCCAGCAACGCGCGCGGGGCGGACTCGTCGGTGATGTCGCAGACCACGGACGCCACCTCGGCGCCCTCGGCACGCAGACGGCTCTCGGCGAATCCGAGCTCGCGCGGGTCGCGGGCGCAGAGCATCACCCGGCAGCCGCGCCGGGCGAGTTCCCGGGCGATGAGCAGGCCGAGGCCTCGCGACGAGCCCGTGACCAGGGCGGTCCGGTCGGCGAAGCGGTGCAGCGTTCGGGACATGGGGGCTCCCGGGAGCGGTCACGCCGGTGCGGCGTCGGGGACGGGGATCAGGCGGGGACGGGGATCAGGCGGGGACAGGGATCAGGGATTGAAGAGGATCTTGACGGCGCCGTCCTGCTTCTTCTGGAAGAGGCGGTAGGCGTCGGGCGCCTCGGCGAGCGGGAGATGGTGGGTGGCGAAGGCCTCCACGCCCAGCGGGTCGTCGTCGGAGAGCAGCGGGAGGATGTCGTCGGACCAGCGGTGGACGTTGGCCTGGCCCATGCGCAGCTGGATCTGCTTGTCGAACAGGGTGAGCATCGGGAGCGGATCGGTCATGCCGCCGTAGACCCCGGACAGGGAGATGGTGCCGCCGCGGCGGACGATGTCGATGGCGAGGTGGAGGGCGTGGAGACGGTCCACTCCCACGTGCTGCATGAGCCGGGCGGCCAGGGCGCTCGGCAGCAGGGCCGTGGACTGCTGGGCGAGGGTCGCGGCCGGCGAGCCGTGCGCCTCCATGCCGACGGCGTCGATGACGGCGTGCGGGCCGCGGCCCTCGGTCATCTCACGGATCGTGTCGGCCAGGTTCTTGCCGTGCCGGTCGAGGTCGAGGACGGTGGTCCCGCGGGCGCGGACCCGCTCCAGGCGTTCCGGTACGAGGTCCACCCCGATCACCTGGCCGGCGCCGCGGTGGGCGGCGATCCGGGTGCACATGTCGCCGATCGGCCCGAGGCCCAGGACGACCAGGCTGCCGCCATCGGGCACGTCGGCGTACTCCACGGCCTGCCAGGCGGTCGGGAGGACGTCGGAGAGCAGGACGTACCGGTCGTCGGGCGGGCCCTGCGGCACCTTGATGGGCAGCGTGTTGCCGAACGGTACGCGCAGTAGCTCGGCCTGCCCACCGGGCACCTGGCCGTAGAGCTTCGTGTACCCGAACAGTGACGCCCCGGTGCCGTACTCGCGGACCTGGGTCGTCTCGCACTGCGAGTGCAGACCCTGCACACAGGTGAAGCAGGTACCGCAGGAGACGTTGAAGGGCACCACGACCCGGTCGCCGGGCCGGACGGCGGTGACCTCGGGGCCGACCTCCTGGACCACGCCCATCGGTTCGTGGCCGAGGATGTCGCCCGGATCCAGGAACGGGCCGAGGACCTCGTAGAGGTGGAGGTCCGATCCGCACAGTCCGGTGGTGGTGATCTTCACGATGACGTCGGTCGGGTCCTCGATCACGGGATCGGGCACCGATTCGACCCGTACGTCCCGCCTTCCTTGCCAGGTCAGAGCCTTCACGGCCACTCCTCTCACTGGATCCCCCCTCGGCGCCGCGGCTCGCACGCGAGCCGCGCGGACGCGCGATTGCCGGTGCGCGCCCACCGGGAGGCGACTGGTGCCCGCCCTCCCGCACGGCCCGCGCCTGCCCGGGCGCGGGAACGTGAAACGCCCCCCGCGCAGGGGGGGCGGGTCGCCGCCGTCGCCCTCGCCCGCCGTGCGCGATCGGGCCGAAACTGCTCTGCTGGGTGCGGATGTGCCTTCCGCGCGGGATGCCGTACCCGCACCCGGTCGTGCCCGTACCCGGTCGTGCGCATCAGTACCCGGTCGTGCCAGTGCTCGGGAGAGGTCCGGGCCGAACCAGCTGCTGATGAGCGGCAAGATCATCCGCGGTCATCCCTCGGGCACCGCGCGGGACGTGCAGGACACCATGGAGTTCAGCGTGCTCCACGGCATCCGGCCGATGATCGAGACGGTGCCGCTGGACGGGACCACCGCGGCCTACGAGCGGATGCCGGCCGGCGCCGCCCGCTTGCGGCTGGTCGTCACCAGCGGCTGACCCGTGGCGCCCGCGTGGCTCGGCCCTCCCGGGTGGACCCGGGAGGGCCGAGCCACGCTTCGGGCGGGCCGCTCAGCGCCGCTCCTCCGGGCGCTGCGGCTCCTCCCAGCGGGTGTGGAAGACCCCGTCGCGGTCGACCCGCCGGTAGGTGTGCGCGCCGAAGAAGTCCCGCTGCCCCTGGACCAGGGCGGCCGGCAGCCGCTCGGCCCGCAGGCTGTCGTAGTACGCGAGCGCGGTCGCGAAGCCCGGCGCCGGCACGCCCAGCTGGGCCGCCGTCGAGACCACCCGCCGCCAGGCCGACTGGGCGGACCCGAGCGCCTCCGTGAAGTGGGCGTCGGTCAGCAGGGTGGGCAGCTCCCGGTTCCCGTCGTAGGCGGCCTTGATCCGGTCGAGGAACCTGGCCCTGATGATGCATCCGCCGCGCCAGATGGCGGCCATCTCACCGGGGTCGATCCGCCAGGAGTACTCGGCGCTGCCGGCCTGGATCTGCTGGAAGCCCTGGGCGTACGCGACCATCTTGGAGGCGTACAGGGCCTGCTCGACGTCGTCGGCGAAGCGGTCCGCGGCGGCGCTGTCCAGCCAGGTCTCGGTCGGTCCGGGCAGGCCGCGGCCCGCCTCGCGCAGGGACACGCCGCCGGACAGCGACCGGGCGAAGACCGCCTCGGCGATGCCGCCGACGGGCACCCCGAGCTCCAGCGCGGTCTGGACCGTCCAGCGCCCGGTGCCCTTCTGCTCGGCCCGGTCCAGCACGACGTCGACGAAGGGCCGGCCGGTGTCCGCGTCGGTGTGGGCCAGGATGTCCGCGGTGATCTCGATCAGGTAGGACTCCAGCCGCCCGCCGTTCCAGGTGCGGAACACCTCGGCGATCTGCGGCGGCTGCAGGCCCGCGGCGTGCCGCAGCAGGTCGTAGGCCTCGGCGATCAGCTGCATGTCCGCGTACTCGATGCCGTTGTGGACCATCTTGACGAAGTGGCCGGCGCCGTCCGGTCCGACGTGCGTGCAGCAGGGCTTGCCGTCGACCCGGGCCGCGATGTCCTCCAGCAGCGGTCCCAGCAGCCGGTACGCATCCGCCGTGCCGCCCGGCATGATGCTGGGGCCCTCCAGCGCGCCCTGCTCGCCGCCGGAGATGCCGCTGCCGACGAAGTGCAGCCCGCGCCCGCGCAGGGCGGCCTCCCGCCGTCGGGTGTCGAGGAAGTGGGCGTTCCCGCCGTCCACCAGCACGTCGCCCTCGTCGAGCAGCGGGACGAGTTCGTCGATGACCGCGTCGGTCGGCTCCCCGGCCTTGACCATGACGACGATCATGCGCGGGCGTTCGATCGCCGCGACGAACGCCTCCGGCGAGTCGGCCGGGACGAACTCGCCCTCGTGCCCGAACTCCTCCAGCAGGGCGGTGGTCCTGGTCCGGGTGCGGTTGTGCACGGCGACGCGGTAGCCGTGGCGGGCGAAGTTCCTGGCCAGGTTGCGGCCCATCACGGCCAGTCCGGTGACGCCGATCCGGGCCTTCGACTGCTCGGTCATGACGTTCTCCTCCTCGGCGGGCTCCTACTCGGCGGACAGCGAGAGGACCTCGTCCTCGGGGACCTCCAGGTACCGCTCCCCCGCGACCTCGATCTCCGAGCCCGAGAACGTGGCGAAGACGATCCGGTCGCCGACCTTGACGTCCACCGGGTGCGGCTTGCCGCTCTCCAGCGGCCGGCCGGGTCCCACCGCCACCACCTCGCCCGTACGGGTGTCGGCGTCGGCGGCGGGTTCCCCGATCGGCCTGACGACCAGGCGATCGTGCTCCGGGTGGAAGTCGGGCATGGGGTGCTCCTCTGCACTGGGCGGTACGGGTACGGCCGGTGGAATCGGCGGAACCGGGCGGCCGACGCGCGGCCGAACCGGTCCGCCTCCGATTCTCCCGGGGTTCCCGGATCCTGCACGGTCTGGCCGCGCGCCTTCGGCCTCCCGGGGCTCGCCGGGTCCTTCCGTGGGCCTCACCCGGAGCACACGCGGACCGCACCGCCACCTCGCCCGGACCACACCCGGACAGCGCAGCGCCGCGGGCGGTCGCTCAGCGGTCAGCGGGGCTGGAGCCGGGTGCGCAGGAGGCAGAACTCGTTGCCCTCCGGGTCGACCAGCACGCGCCAGTCCTCGGCGCCGGTCTGGCCGATGTCGACGGGCCTGGCGCCGAGCGCGAGCAGCCGGGCCAGTTCGGCGTCCTGGTCCCGGTCGGTGGGGCTGACGTCGATGTGCAGCCGGAGCTTCCTCCCCGGCCGGGGGTCACCACTGGGGCTGAGGACCAGGGTGGGCTGCGGGCCGCCGAAGCCGACGCCGGGCGGCCCGATCTCGATGCTCCCGTCGGCCTCCCGGCCGAGTTCGACGTAACCGAGGACCTCGCTCCAGAACGCGGCGAGTTGCTCGGGGTCGGCACAGTCGATGACCAGCTCACTGATGCGGCATGTCATGCCCGCCAGTGTACGGAGCCGGGCCGGGCGGCCGGCCTCGGTGCTCCCCCGAGCCGCCGGTTCCGTCCCCGGCGGCTCGGAGGACTCCGACGGGAGGTGGCGGCCTCCCGTCGGAGGCCGGCTCAGTGCCGCTCCGCCGTACCGCGGGCCCAGCTGCCGAGCACGGGGACGCAGCGCTCGGCGAAGTCCTCGTAGTCGGCGGCCGTGTTGTAGACGTGGGTCGAGAGGCGGAAGTAGCCGACGCCGTCGAAGCTGGTGAACGCGGCCTCGACGCCCAGCTCGGCCGCCACCCGGTCGCGCAGGGCGTCGGCTTCGAGTCGGGTGGCGGCCAGGCCGTCGGGGAGCCGGACCAGCCGCAGGGCGTTCACCGGCATGCCGACGTCGACGGCGGCGCTCTCGCCGGTCAGCTTCGTGACGGCCTCGCCGACGATGCGTTCGGCGTAGTCCGCCAGCTCGCGCAGGTAGTCGCGGGCGGCCGCCCAGCCCCAGGTCCGCTCGATGAAGCCCAGCGCCTCCGGGGCCGCCAGGTAGCTGCTGGCGTCGATCGTGCCCTGGGTGTCGAAGCGCTCGGGGAACGGGGCTTCGGCCGCCCAGGAGTCGATCAACGGGTAGAGCTGGTGACGGAGTTCGCTGCGGACCACCAGGGCCGAGGCGCCGCGCGGGGAGCAGCCGAACTTGTGCAGGTTGCCGACCCAGACGTCGAACTCCAGCCCGGCCAGGGGGTCTTCGGCCAGGCCCGGTACGTGGGCCCCGTCTATCAGCAGGGGGATGCCCAGCTCCCGGGCCGCCGCTCCGATCTCCTTCACCGGCATCCAGCGGGCGGTGGCCGAGGTGATGTGGTCGAGGACGATCAGCGCGGTCCGGTCGGTGACCTCGGCGAGCACCGCGGCGCAGGCCTCCTCGGCCGTGGCGTCAAGCGGCACCCGTGCTGTCCGGACGCTGCCGCCCCAGCGGCGGGCCAGCCGCTCGGCGCCCATGGTGACGGCGCCGTAGCCGTGGTCGGTGACCAGCACCTCGCCGCCGGGCCGGGCCGGGAGGTTGCCGTACACGACGCTCGCGCCCGCGCTGGCGTTGGGCACGAGGGCGAGGTCGCGCGGGTCGACCCGCAGGAAGTCCGCGACCTTCGACCGGGCGGCCGCCACCCGCCCGGGCAGGGCCGGGAACCACACCACCGGCGCCCGGTCCATCTCGGCGCGCAGCCGCTGCTGCTCCTGCTGCGCGGCCTCCGGGACGGCGCCGAAGGAGCCGTGGTTGAGGTGGGTCAGCGCCGGGTCCAGCGTCCAGGCGCCGGCGGCGGGCCGACCGTCCGGCAGCAGCAGGGGAAGCGGGGCGGGACTCATGTCGTCTCCAGGAGGGTGCCGTCGGTCGCAGGGTGAGGGTCGTCCGGTGGGGCTGCCGGAGAATCCGGTCCATCATGACGTCCGAGGCCTACGGTGCCTACCGCGGCCCCCGGTTCGGGCCCCGGGCCCCGGGCGGCCCGTGGTGCTCGCGCCCTCCGGTGCGGGAGCGGCGCCCGGCCCGGTAGCGTGCCGGGATGGGAAAGATCGTCACGTATCTGGAGATGACCGGTCGCGAGGAGCTGACGCCGGGTCGGGCGGTGCCCGGGATGGAGCTCCGGCGCGAGGAGGGCTTGTCGGCGCTGGTGCGTTCGGTCCAGGCCCGGGTCGGGGCCCCGTACGGCTGGCGCAGTTCCAGCCGGACCGACCAGCAGTGGACGGAGCTGGCGCGGGCGCACCCGCACCGCCAGTACTGGCTGGTCGAACTGTCGGGCACGACGGCCGGGATCGCCGCCCTGGAGCCCCAGGCCGGCGGGGAGGTGGAGATCGTCACCTTCGGGCTCCTGCCTGAGTACGTCGGGCAGGGGCTCGGCGGCCACGCGCTCACCCTCGCCCTGCGGCAGGCCTGGGCGACCGAGCCGTTCGAGGCGGAGTCGGTCCGCAGGGTGTGGCTGCACACCGATTCGAACGACCACCCGACCGCGCTGGGCAACTACCTGCGCCGGGGTTTGCGCGTCCACCGCACCGAGACCGTCGAGGGCGCCTGACCGGGCCGTCTCCCGCCGGCCGCGGCTGCCCCGGCGCCACACCGCGGCGGCCGCGGCCGCCCCCTCCTGCCGGTCGTGCTGCCCGCGCACCGCCTGGATCGCCTCCCGTGCAGGCTTGCTGTCAGCGGCCTGTGATGCCGTGTCAGTGAGCTGTGTGCGATCCATCAGTGGCCCCGTGGAACCTCGGAGTGCCTGAAGGGTTCAGGCTTCGGAGGGGAGTTCCCGTGCATGACGTGGTAATCGTGGGCGCCGGCCCGGTCGGTCTGTTCCTCGCCTGTGAGCTCGGCCTCGCGGGCTGTTCGGTCCTGGTTCTCGAACGGGAGGCCGAGCCCGGCTCCCCCTGGCGGGCGGCGCCGCTCGGGAGCCGGGGCCTCAACACCGCGTCGGCCGAGGCGTTCCACCGCCGGGGGCTGCTGGACCGGCTGCGGAAGGCCGCGGGTCTCGACGACGCGCCCGGGTCGGCCCGGCCGCGCCTGGGCGGCCACTTCGGCGGAATGATGCTCGACCCGGCCAGGATCGACGTCGCCGCCCTGCCGTTCCGGCTTCCCGGCTCGGCCACGGAGAGCATGATGGCGTCCCTCGACGTGGTCGAGGGGCTGCTGTCCGAGCGGGCGACCGCACTCGGCGTGGAGATCAGGCGCGGCGTCACGGTCTCGGCGGTCACCCAGGACGACGAGGGCGTGGTGGCCTGGGCGGGCGAGGACGCGTACCCGGCGCGCTGGCTGGTCGGCTGCGACGGCGGACGCAGCGCCGTGCGCCGGCTCACGGGCTTCGACTTCGTCGGCACCGGGCCGCAGCTCACCGGCTACTCGATGCGCGCCACCCTGGCCGATCCCGAGGAGCTGGCTTTCGGCTTCAACCTCACACCGACGGGCCTGTACGTCCGGATGCCCGGCAAGGGCCACCTCGCCATGATGGACTTCGACGGCGGCGCGTTCGACCGCTCGCAGACGCCCACCCGCGCGCACCTCCAGTCGGTGCTGCGCCGGGTCTCCGGGACGGACGTGACGCTGGGCGAGGTCGACCTGGTGTCGACCTTCACCGACCGGGCGATGCAGACGACGACCTACCGGCAGGGGCGCGTCCTGCTCGCGGGCGACGCCGCGCACATCCACTCCCCGCTGGGCGGCCAGGGGCTCAACACCGGCATCGGCGACGCCGTGAACCTGGGCTGGAAGCTCGCGGCGACCGTGCACGGGCACGCGCCGGACGGACTCCTCGACAGCTACACCCGGGAGCGCCACCCGGTCGGCGCCGCGGTGCTCGACTGGACGCGCGCCCAGGTGGCGGCCATGCGGCCGGACCCGCACGGGCGGGCGATCCAGGCGGTGGTGCGCGAGCTGATCGGCACCCGTGACGGAGCGACCTTCGTGTTCGAGCGGATATCGGGCGCCTCGGTCCGCTACGACCTCGGCGACGAGAACCCGCTGGTCGGCCGCAGCGCCCCGGACTTCCTCCTCGGGGACGGCACCCGCCTCGGCGAGCTGCTGCGGGACGGCCGGGGCGTCCTGCTCGACTTCACGGTCGACCGGCACCTGCGCGAGGTGGCCGGGGACCGGGAGAGCCGGATCCGGTACGCGGCCGGGCCGGCCGCGAACGACCTCGGGTTCGGCGCCGTACTCGTCCGGCCCGACGGCACCGTCGCGTGGGCGGACGGCCACGACCCCGACCGCAAGTCCCTCGCCTCCGCCGCCGACCAGTGGTTCGGCGCTCCGGCGTCCTGACGCGGTCCCGGCTCCTCCCCTCCTCTCGCCTGCTCGACCGAGTTCCAGGAGCACGCCCATGACGATCGCCGGTTGCCCGTGAGCAGCCGGCCGGACCGGGTTCCTGCGGGAAACCGGTGATCGCCTGTCATGACCCCACCGTTCCCCCTAGCCTGTGAGGGCTCACGGGAGGGGGACACGTTGGAGCGACTCGGGGCCGGGGACCCACGTCAGGCCGGGCCGTACACGCTGATGGGGCGGCTCGGGGCCGGCGGCATGGGCGCGGTGTATCTGGGGCGGTCGGCCGGCGGGCGGACCGTCGCGGTCAAGGTGGTGCGGCCGGAGCTGGCCGGGGACGGGTCCTTCCGGGCGCGCTTCCGGCAGGAGGTAGCGGCGGCCCGGCAGGTCTCCGGGGCGTTCACCGCCCCGGTGGTGGACGCCGACACCGAGGCCGCCACGCCCTGGATGGCGACCGCGTTCGTGGTCGGCGTCCCGCTCCAGGATGC of the Kitasatospora sp. NBC_01246 genome contains:
- a CDS encoding nucleotide pyrophosphohydrolase, encoding MSVREPTMSDRERLHDAVLEVRESYDRLNEQRLGRRWDLTDYALGFVGDVGDLAKLVMAHEGHRTDVAGGRELLAHELSDCLFSLLVIAEETGIDLEARFAADMSALAARVRAQLTTGATPPPATP
- a CDS encoding GNAT family N-acetyltransferase; the protein is MTDIRVSLSVRDLTHEDLPSCGWAGSALHVRRLADQVRRAERGEVDYLAVHGPAGLPVAIGGVDYTVRNGAGTLWQLGVHPALRSCGIGTLLIASAEARITARGLTVAELGVEEGNPRARALYERLGYRAYGREPDSWEAETAEGSVERYETVCTLMRKDLT
- a CDS encoding SDR family NAD(P)-dependent oxidoreductase, which codes for MSRTLHRFADRTALVTGSSRGLGLLIARELARRGCRVMLCARDPRELGFAESRLRAEGAEVASVVCDITDESAPRALLDAVHDRFGPLDVLVNNAGIIQVGPLDALREEDFREAMETMLFAPLRLTLAALPDLRASTAGTLVNISSVGGRIAAPHLLPYATAKFAAAGLSQGLRAELAGAGAGAGEGAGVSVTTVLPGLMRTGSHTAARFHGRPGAEYSWFAAAASLPLLSMDAERAARAIVRAAERRRPELVLTPAAKVGVRLQGLAPATTTRLLGLAARILPGPGQDPRRNVRGSRAAADSPLPAAVTVLGDRAGRRYGEPGPGR
- a CDS encoding zinc-dependent alcohol dehydrogenase, whose protein sequence is MKALTWQGRRDVRVESVPDPVIEDPTDVIVKITTTGLCGSDLHLYEVLGPFLDPGDILGHEPMGVVQEVGPEVTAVRPGDRVVVPFNVSCGTCFTCVQGLHSQCETTQVREYGTGASLFGYTKLYGQVPGGQAELLRVPFGNTLPIKVPQGPPDDRYVLLSDVLPTAWQAVEYADVPDGGSLVVLGLGPIGDMCTRIAAHRGAGQVIGVDLVPERLERVRARGTTVLDLDRHGKNLADTIREMTEGRGPHAVIDAVGMEAHGSPAATLAQQSTALLPSALAARLMQHVGVDRLHALHLAIDIVRRGGTISLSGVYGGMTDPLPMLTLFDKQIQLRMGQANVHRWSDDILPLLSDDDPLGVEAFATHHLPLAEAPDAYRLFQKKQDGAVKILFNP
- the gndA gene encoding NADP-dependent phosphogluconate dehydrogenase, translating into MTEQSKARIGVTGLAVMGRNLARNFARHGYRVAVHNRTRTRTTALLEEFGHEGEFVPADSPEAFVAAIERPRMIVVMVKAGEPTDAVIDELVPLLDEGDVLVDGGNAHFLDTRRREAALRGRGLHFVGSGISGGEQGALEGPSIMPGGTADAYRLLGPLLEDIAARVDGKPCCTHVGPDGAGHFVKMVHNGIEYADMQLIAEAYDLLRHAAGLQPPQIAEVFRTWNGGRLESYLIEITADILAHTDADTGRPFVDVVLDRAEQKGTGRWTVQTALELGVPVGGIAEAVFARSLSGGVSLREAGRGLPGPTETWLDSAAADRFADDVEQALYASKMVAYAQGFQQIQAGSAEYSWRIDPGEMAAIWRGGCIIRARFLDRIKAAYDGNRELPTLLTDAHFTEALGSAQSAWRRVVSTAAQLGVPAPGFATALAYYDSLRAERLPAALVQGQRDFFGAHTYRRVDRDGVFHTRWEEPQRPEERR
- a CDS encoding co-chaperone GroES, translating into MPDFHPEHDRLVVRPIGEPAADADTRTGEVVAVGPGRPLESGKPHPVDVKVGDRIVFATFSGSEIEVAGERYLEVPEDEVLSLSAE
- a CDS encoding VOC family protein → MTCRISELVIDCADPEQLAAFWSEVLGYVELGREADGSIEIGPPGVGFGGPQPTLVLSPSGDPRPGRKLRLHIDVSPTDRDQDAELARLLALGARPVDIGQTGAEDWRVLVDPEGNEFCLLRTRLQPR
- a CDS encoding aminotransferase class V-fold PLP-dependent enzyme, which encodes MSPAPLPLLLPDGRPAAGAWTLDPALTHLNHGSFGAVPEAAQQEQQRLRAEMDRAPVVWFPALPGRVAAARSKVADFLRVDPRDLALVPNASAGASVVYGNLPARPGGEVLVTDHGYGAVTMGAERLARRWGGSVRTARVPLDATAEEACAAVLAEVTDRTALIVLDHITSATARWMPVKEIGAAARELGIPLLIDGAHVPGLAEDPLAGLEFDVWVGNLHKFGCSPRGASALVVRSELRHQLYPLIDSWAAEAPFPERFDTQGTIDASSYLAAPEALGFIERTWGWAAARDYLRELADYAERIVGEAVTKLTGESAAVDVGMPVNALRLVRLPDGLAATRLEADALRDRVAAELGVEAAFTSFDGVGYFRLSTHVYNTAADYEDFAERCVPVLGSWARGTAERH
- a CDS encoding GNAT family N-acetyltransferase, with protein sequence MGKIVTYLEMTGREELTPGRAVPGMELRREEGLSALVRSVQARVGAPYGWRSSSRTDQQWTELARAHPHRQYWLVELSGTTAGIAALEPQAGGEVEIVTFGLLPEYVGQGLGGHALTLALRQAWATEPFEAESVRRVWLHTDSNDHPTALGNYLRRGLRVHRTETVEGA
- a CDS encoding FAD-dependent oxidoreductase; this translates as MHDVVIVGAGPVGLFLACELGLAGCSVLVLEREAEPGSPWRAAPLGSRGLNTASAEAFHRRGLLDRLRKAAGLDDAPGSARPRLGGHFGGMMLDPARIDVAALPFRLPGSATESMMASLDVVEGLLSERATALGVEIRRGVTVSAVTQDDEGVVAWAGEDAYPARWLVGCDGGRSAVRRLTGFDFVGTGPQLTGYSMRATLADPEELAFGFNLTPTGLYVRMPGKGHLAMMDFDGGAFDRSQTPTRAHLQSVLRRVSGTDVTLGEVDLVSTFTDRAMQTTTYRQGRVLLAGDAAHIHSPLGGQGLNTGIGDAVNLGWKLAATVHGHAPDGLLDSYTRERHPVGAAVLDWTRAQVAAMRPDPHGRAIQAVVRELIGTRDGATFVFERISGASVRYDLGDENPLVGRSAPDFLLGDGTRLGELLRDGRGVLLDFTVDRHLREVAGDRESRIRYAAGPAANDLGFGAVLVRPDGTVAWADGHDPDRKSLASAADQWFGAPAS